The genomic stretch TCGGCAACCTTGTCCGGATGGCCTTCGGTCACGGATTCCGACGTAAATAAGTGCCGGCCTTTAATCACTGCCCTTCCTCCTCTACTCTCTTACTGCCCCTGTGCGGGGCCTTCGCAGCCGCAAATCATACCCCAACTTTATGCCCGCGGATGATAACTTTTGTAGATCTCCTTCAGCCGCTCCCGCATCACATGGGTATAAATTTCCGTGGTTGAAATCTGAGCATGACCGAGCATCTCCTGAACCGCGCGCAGATCCGCCCCACGTTCAAGCAGATGTGTTGCAAAGGAATGCCTTAGCACGTGAGGTGTTAACCTTTTCTTGATGCCCGCCCGCAAGCCGCATGCTCTCAGAATCTTCCAGAATCCCATCCGTGACAGTTTCTGGCCGTGATGATTCAAGAACAGATAATTCGTCGGCTTCCGGACTCGCCGGACCCGAAGATAGTCCCCCACCGCCGCCGCTGCGGATTCGCCCAGCGGGACGATCCGTTCCTTACTTCCCTTGCCCATGCAGCGGACGAAACCGACCTCGAGATCGATGCCGTCGAGCCGGAGCCCGATAAGTTCCGACACCCGCAATCCCGTCGCATACAGAACTTCGAGTAGCGCCCGGTCGCGTACGCCCTTCG from Terriglobia bacterium encodes the following:
- the xerD gene encoding site-specific tyrosine recombinase XerD, encoding MSNLDWVQRFLQYLRIEKGLSDNTLASYEHDLAMYLEHLGGISIIEVQQAEVSGFLKFLYLRKLKPRSAARAFAAVRGLHRFLILERAREDNPTANIDQPRWWKPLPNVLVLEEVDRLLAAPDTGTPKGVRDRALLEVLYATGLRVSELIGLRLDGIDLEVGFVRCMGKGSKERIVPLGESAAAAVGDYLRVRRVRKPTNYLFLNHHGQKLSRMGFWKILRACGLRAGIKKRLTPHVLRHSFATHLLERGADLRAVQEMLGHAQISTTEIYTHVMRERLKEIYKSYHPRA